Proteins found in one Nitratireductor kimnyeongensis genomic segment:
- a CDS encoding ABC transporter permease, with translation MSAADRIARALFGFYMVAFFLYLFAPLAIMGIATFNTSRFPTVTPWRGTTLQWFDALWSDGGMWQSLWTSFVVAFFVVITVLPIGTAAALVLTSLHARARSFMYAVMVSPLLTPGVVIGIATLVLWRQLGVGGGVFLIVVAQASFIICYVMLMITARLQRFDPTQEEAALGLGASKFMVFRRVLLPFLKPALIAAGFLAVLQSIENYNTTLFVRGFDTPLTVYIATKVRTGLTPAVNALALIMIAITVFGAIAYEIARRRGAARMAVD, from the coding sequence ATGAGTGCCGCCGACCGCATCGCACGCGCCCTGTTCGGCTTCTACATGGTGGCGTTCTTTCTTTATCTCTTCGCGCCGCTCGCCATCATGGGCATCGCCACGTTCAACACCAGCCGCTTCCCCACGGTAACGCCGTGGCGCGGCACGACGCTGCAATGGTTCGACGCGCTGTGGAGCGATGGCGGCATGTGGCAGTCGCTCTGGACCTCCTTCGTCGTCGCCTTCTTCGTGGTCATCACCGTCCTGCCCATCGGCACGGCGGCGGCTCTCGTTCTCACCAGCCTGCATGCGCGCGCCCGCAGCTTCATGTATGCGGTCATGGTGTCGCCGCTGCTCACGCCCGGCGTGGTCATCGGCATCGCCACGCTGGTCCTGTGGCGGCAGCTTGGCGTTGGCGGCGGTGTGTTCCTGATCGTGGTCGCGCAGGCAAGCTTCATCATCTGCTATGTGATGCTGATGATCACGGCGCGCCTCCAGCGCTTCGATCCCACACAGGAAGAAGCGGCCCTTGGCCTTGGCGCATCGAAATTCATGGTCTTTCGCCGCGTGCTTCTGCCCTTTCTGAAACCGGCGCTCATCGCTGCCGGCTTTCTTGCCGTTCTCCAGTCCATCGAAAACTACAACACCACGCTCTTCGTGCGCGGGTTCGACACGCCGCTCACGGTCTACATCGCCACCAAGGTGCGCACGGGGCTGACGCCCGCCGTCAACGCGCTGGCGCTTATCATGATCGCGATCACCGTGTTCGGCGCCATCGCCTATGAGATTGCCCGCAGGCGCGGCGCGGCGCGGATGGCCGTCGACTGA